From a single Candoia aspera isolate rCanAsp1 chromosome 2, rCanAsp1.hap2, whole genome shotgun sequence genomic region:
- the LOC134489272 gene encoding protein BTG1-like: MKTEISTAAGFITRLLRTPGGIGDEELRCFSESLQEALRDHYKHHWFPLMPSKGSGYRCIRINHKMDPLIGKAAGMIGLSHERLFQLLPSELTLWVDPFEVSYRIGEDGSICVLYEGPEPAMKNAKALESRSSCKEEWRIGRASPSKNYNMMTVSS, encoded by the exons ATGAAGACGGAGATCTCCACGGCCGCGGGCTTCATCACCCGCCTCCTCAGGACGCCCGGCGGCATCGGCGACGAGGAGCTGCGTTGCTTCAGCGAGTCCCTCCAGGAGGCACTCCGAG ACCATTATAAGCACCACTGGTTCCCCCTGATGCCCTCCAAAGGCTCTGGGTACCGCTGCATTAGGATCAATCACAAGATGGACCCCTTGATAGGCAAGGCAGCAGGCATGATTGGACTCAGCCACGAGAGACTCTTCCAGCTCCTGCCCAGCGAACTAACTCTCTGGGTAGACCCGTTTGAGGTGTCCTATCGTATAGGAGAAGATGGGTCTATCTGCGTCCTCTATGAAGGCCCTGAGCCAGCCATGAAGAATGCCAAAGCTCTGGAGAGCAGAAGCAGCTGTAAAGAGGAGTGGAGAATTGGCAGAGCCAGCCCTTCCAAGAACTACAACATGATGACAgtttccagttaa